The Streptomyces sp. WZ-12 genome segment GGTGGAGCAGGGCGTAGGCCAGCTCGTGCTCGAAGATCTCGGCGTCAGCCGGGGAGGCGAAGTAACCGTTCTCCTCACCGCCCTTGCGGTACGTCTTGACCACGCGGTCGATGAGCTGCTTGAGGCTCGACTCGCGGCTGGGGGAACCCACCGCGCCGCGGAAGTACTTGCTCGTGACGATGTTGACCGCGTTCACCGACCAGAAATCGGGGAACTCGACGCCACGCTGCTCGAAGTTGACCGAGCCGTCGCGCCAGTTGGTCATGACGACGTCACGGCGCGCCCACTCGACCTCGTCGTACGGATGCACGCCGGGGGTGGTGTGGATGCGCTCGATGCGCAGACCCTTGCTCGCCTTGCTGCCCTTGGCGCGGGAGCCTCGTGCCGGGCCGCTCGTCGTCTCTGTCATTCCGCCTCCCTGTATACGGGCAAACGCCCATATGTGCACACAAATTCCGTGGCACGGTGTATGTCTTTCCGGAGTCGGGACGCCCTGCTCTCGTCCCGGCTCAGGTCTGGATGCTCGCCGAGCTCTAGTCGGCAGCGTTGGCGGGCACGGGAACGACCGGCTCGCCGGCCCCCTCGTCGGCCCCGCCGTGCGCGGGCGGCCCCTGCTCGCGCTGCTCACGCAGCTCGGCGATGGCCGCCTCGAAGTCCTCAAGTGAGTTGAACGCCCGGTAGACGGACGCGAAGCGCAGGTACGCGACGAGGTCGAGTTCCTGCAACGGGCCCAGTATGGCGAGCCCGACATCATGGGTGGTCAGCTCGGCGCTGCCGGTGGCGCGCACCGCCTCCTCGACCCGCTGGCCGAGCTTGGCGAGGGCGTCCTCGGTGACCGGGCGGCCCTGGCACGCCTTCCGCACGCCCGCGATGACCTTGGTGCGACTGAAGGGCTCGGTGACCCCGCTCCGCTTGATCACCATCAACGACGCCGTCTCGACGGTCGTGAAGCGGCGGGAGCAGTCGGGGCACTGGCGCCGGCGGCGGATCGCCGTCCCGTCGTCCGTGGTGCGGCTGTCGACGACCCGACTGTCCGGGTGCCTGCAGAAGGGGCAGTGCATGGCTCCACCCTCCTCAACCCTCGGAAACGGAAGCACGCCAAAGAGAACCGGCGTACGACGACGGACACCTCCGGCCGGTCCCTGCGGGCCCTTCGGAGCAGCCACCAGCATAGGCGATCCCTGGGGCCCAACGGACCCGGCACCACAACTTGTAGGCGGCCGACCGCATCTAAGCACTAGATGTGGTGTCGGGCCGCTTATATCTGCCTACCGCGTGTCGCGTTGGCGGTGCGGGTGCGGGCCGTCCAAGAGGGTACGGGAAGCCACCCGGCACGGGGCCCGGAGGGGCGGGGATGACACAATCGGCGACGCCGCGGCGGGCCGTCGCCGCGGTGCCGTCGACCGCCTTTCACGGCGGGTTCCGGTCGGCATTCCGGAGCGGAATCCGGACGGGAATCCGAGGTCGCGCGCCCCGGGGGCCCGAATTGCCATTCGGCTATACACCGCACCGCTTGATCAGGTCAGCCAATCGCGGAATTTTTCACTCGAACGTGTGTTTGGCGCAACCTTTCGAAAGCAACTACCGTTGGCTAACTAGGGAGAACATTTCGAGAGGGGCCGACGTGACCACTACCGCAGACAGCGCGACCATCACCGCACAAAGCCACTCCCAGAGCCGATTCGAGCAACCGCAAAGGGCACCGCGGCCGATGGACGAGACCACGTCGGACTCCGAAGAGCACAAGCCCGCCCGCTCGTTGCCGGGTCGCCCTCCGGGTATTCGTGCCGACAGTTCCGGGCTCACCGACCGCCAGCGCCGGGTGATCGAGGTGATCCGGGATTCGGTGCAGCGGCGCGGCTATCCACCGTCGATGCGGGAGATCGGCCAGGCCGTCGGGCTCTCCAGCACCTCCTCCGTCGCGCACCAACTCATGGCCCTGGAGCGGAAGGGCTTCCTCCGGCGCGACCCGCACCGCCCGCGGGCGTACGAGGTCCGCGCCTCGGACCAGCCGACGAGCGCGGCGACGGAGACCGCCGGCAAGCCCGCCGCGTCCTACGTCCCGCTGGTCGGCCGGATCGCGGCCGGCGGGCCGATCCTGGCCGAGGAGTCCGTCGAGGACGTCTTCCCGCTCCCCCGTCAACTGGTCGGCGACGGCGAGCTGTTCGTGCTGAAGGTCGTCGGCGACTCGATGATCGAGGCGGCCATCTGTGACGGCGACTGGGTCACCGTCCGCCGCCAGCCGGTCGCCGAGAACGGCGACATCGTCGCCGCCATGCTCGACGGGGAGGCGACCGTCAAGCGCTTCAAGCGCGAGGACGGCCATGTCTGGCTGCTGCCGCACAACGCCGCGTACCAGCCCATCCCCGGCGACGAGGCGACCATCCTCGGCAAGGTGGTCGCGGTGCTGCGCCGGGTCTGAGGCCACCCCCACGACCGGGCCCCGGGACGGAACCACTGCGCCGGTTCCGTCCCGGGGCTCTGTACTGTCCGGGAGCCGCTCCCGCGGCGCTCCCCGGGCCCCGCCCGCGCTACTTCTCCGCCGCCTCGGCCTCCTTGGCCGCCTGGTCGATGCGGGCCAGCGAGCGGCGGACCTGATTCCGGTCCGTGGTGTACCAGAAGTCCGGCATGGACTTGCGGAGGAAGGAGCCGTAACGGGCCCGCTCCACCCGTGGGTCCAGCACCGCGACCACGCCGCGGTCACCGGTGGCCCGGACCAGCCGGCCCGCGCCCTGGGCCATCAGCAGCGCGGCATGGGTCGCCGCGACCGCCATGAAGCCATTGCCGCCGGCCTCCTCCACGGCCTTCTGCCGTGCGCTCATCAGCGGGTCGTCGGGCCGCGGGAACGGCACCCGGTCCATCACCACCAACTGGCAGTTGGGGCCCGGCACATCCACGCCCTGCCACAGCGACAGCGTGCCGAACAGGCACGTCCGGGCGTCCGCGGCGAACGTCCGGATCAGCTCGCCGAGCGTCTCCTCGCCCTGGAGCAGGACCGGCATGTCCAGCCGGCCGCGCATCGCCTCCGCCGCGGCCTGGGCGCCCCGCATGGAGGAGAACAGCCCCAGCGTCCGGCCGCCGGCCGCCTCGATCAGATCCGCCAGCTCGTCCAGCATGTCGTCGCGACTGCCCTCCCGGCCGGGCTGGGCGAGGTGCTTGGCGACGTAGAGGATGCCCTGCTTGCCGTAGTCGAAGGGCGAGCCGACGTCCAGGCCCTTCCACACCGGCTCGTCCTCGCGCGCGGTGCCCTCCGGGCCCAGGCCCAACGAGGCGGCCACGCCGTTGAAGTCGCCGCCCAGCTTGAGGGTGGCGGAGGTCAGCACCACGGAGCGGTCGGTGAACAGCTTCTCCCGCAGCAGGCCGGAGACCGACAGCGGCGCCACCCGCAGCGAGGCGCCGAAGCGGTCGTGGCGCTCGTACCAGACCACGTCGTACTCGGAGCCGCCGGTGATCCGCTCGGCGACGTCGTGGACGTTCTCCACGGAGGCCAGGGCCTGCTTGCGGACGGCGTCCTCGTCCTGGACCGACTTGTCGCGGGTGGAGCCGAGCGCGACGATCACCGTGCGGGCGGCGTCCCGCAGCGCCATCAGGCAGTACCCCAGCTCCTCGGGGATCTCCTCCAGGCGGCCGGGCAGCGCCAGCTCCATCAGCCGCTCGAAGGTCTCCGCGGCGGTCTGGAGCTGGTCGGCCGCCTTCTCGTTGACCAGCTTGGCGGCGCGGCGGACGGCGCGGTTGACCTGGCCGGGGGTGAGCTCGCCGGTGGCCACGCCGGTGACCCGGGAGACCAGCTCGTGGCCCTCGTCGATGATCAGCACCTCGTGCTGCGGCAGGACCGGGGCGCCCTCGATGGCGTCGATCGCCAGCAGCGCGTGGTTGGTGATCACCACGTCGGCCAGCTTGGCCCGCTCCCGGGCCGCCTCGGCGAAGCACTCCGCGCCGTACGCGCACTTCGACGCGCCCACGCACTCCCGGGACGAGACCGACACCTGGCCCCAGGCGCGGTCGGAGACGCCGGGGGTCAGGTCGTCGCGGTCGCCGGTCTCGGTCTCGTCCGCCCAGTCCCGCAGCCGCAGCAGGTCCTGGCCCAGCTTGCTGGTGGGCGCGGCCTGCTCGAAGACGTCGAAGAGGCCGTCCTCCTCGTCCTGCGGGGCACCCTCGTGGAGGCGGTGCAGGCAGACGTAGTTGGAGCGGCCCTTGAGCATCGCGAACTGCGGCCGGCGGCGCAGCTGCGGATGGAGCGCCTCGACCGTCCGCGGCAGATCGCGCTCGACGAGCTGGCGCTGGAGGGCGAGGGTGGCCGTGGCGATCACCACCCGCTCGCCGTGGGCCAGCGCCGGCACCAGATAGCCGAGGGACTTTCCGGTGCCGGTGCCGGCCTGTACCAACAGGTGGGCGTTGTCGTCCACGGCCTCGGCGACGGCCTCGGCCATGGCCACCTGGCCGGGCCGCTCGGTGCCGCCGACGGCGGTGACGGCGGCATGGAGCAGATCGGGGAGAGAGGGCTTCGTCATAGCGTCTGCAAGCCTACGCGGGACCACTGACAGCAGGGTCGGTCACGGGACGTGCAGGGGGTTGGGGACGGTGCCGTGGACGGCGGCGTGCGGGCGGTCGCGGCGGTCGCGGTAACCGTCCACGTGCAGCCGGTTGCGGTTCAGGCAGAGCCGCTCGATCTCCGGGGTGAGCAGGTCGAAGGTCTCCTGCCGCTCCTTGAGGTGCGGGAAGCGCTCGTGGTGCCGCAGGATCTCCGCCCGGACGAGTGACCAGAACTCCCCCTCGGGAACGCCCAGTTGGTCCTCGCACAGCGGAGCGAGGTACCGGAAGACGCCGACGAACAGGCCGGAGTGGATGAACTGGGTGAGAAATGCCGGGGGTTCGGTGAGCAGCACCGCCCGGACGTCGTCCGGCATGCCGTCGTGCTCCGGCAGCGGCTGGGCACTGGTGTTGACGTCGTCGACGAAGTCCTTCATGGCGAGTCGGGTGGGGATGTCGTTCTCGTCGAAGACGACGATGGCGTTCTCGCCGTGCGGGGAGAAGACCGTCCCGTACTGGTAGAGGAAGTGCAGCAGCGGCGGCAGGAGGGCGGCGAAGAGCCGGGTCAACCAGCCTTGCGGGGTCAGGCCGGAGCGGTCCACCAGTTCCGCGGTCAGCGCGCGGCCCGTGGGGTCGGTCTGGAGCAGCGAGGCCAACGTGCGGGCGCGCTCCCCCGGTACGAGGTAGTGGGTGAGCGGCTCCCGCCAGATACAGCCGAGCAACTCCTTGTACTGGTACGGGACTCCGGGCAGCCGGTCGTAGAGGGGGTGCTCCACGGTGACGGAGGCGGTCTCGCCGAGCAGGATCACCCGCGTCTCGTCGCGCAGATACGTATCGCCGTCGCGTAGGGAGTGCATCCAGCCGGTGACGGCGGGGGCGGCGAGGGTCCGTTCGGTGGGCAGGCCGCGCCAGACCAGGGTGTTGAGGATGGACAGCGGGAGTTTGACGGTGCGCGCCTGGGGGCGGGTGAGGTTGAGGAAGGTGCGGATCGACTGCTGCGGGAGGCGGAGGTCGTTGTCAGTGGGCAGCGCGATGATGGATCCGTCGGCGAGTTGCGGGGCGAAGAGCGGCGCGATGGTCTCGTCCCACTGCCAGGGGTGGACGGGGAGGTAGAGGTAGTCGGCCGGGTTACGGCCGGCGTCGGCGAGGGTGGCGGCGAAGGCGCGGGCGGTGGCGGGGTCGAGTTCCCCGTCGTAGAGGCGATCGGGGGTGGCGAGTGCGGGGACGCCGCGGTAGTGGGCGATGCGGCGGTGGGCGGCGAGCCAGGGCAGCCGCCGCGGGGCGCGGGCCTCGGGGGCCCAGGTTTCCGCGTCGGTGGCGGAGAAGCCGAGTCGGCCCTTGTTGGCGACCAGCCAGGGGTGGCCGGTCTGGTGGCCTTCGAGCGCGGCGTAGTCGAGGTCGGCGAGGTCCGCGGCGCTGAGCGCGGTGGCGTCCAGGCGGGTGTCGGCGGCGAGGGTGGCGGTGAGTTCGCGGATGAGGTGGCCGGTGGTGTCGCCGGACAGGCCCAGGACGGTGTCGTGGGCCCGGGTCAGGAAACGGAGGGGATCGGCGTGCGGGGTGATCGAGTCGGCGTCGACGCGCCAGTGCCCGTAGGCGCCTCTGCGGGCGGTGAAGCGGTAGGTGAGGTCGTCGGCGACGGGCAGGCGGTAGCGGGTGCGGCCGTCGGGGGCGGGGCCTTCGGGTTCGGGGGTGAGGATCTCCTCGTAGGCGAATTCCCCGAGGGTCTTGGCGAACAGCCGGCGGGCGGCGCGCTGCCAGGCGCCCTGCGACGGGGCGGGCCCGGACGCGGCGGACGGGTCAGGTCGGCCGGCGGGAGCGGAAGGACGGGACACAGGAGGCAAGGTGGGACTCCTCGGTGCGGGACCGGCCGGGCACGTGCGGGGGACAATCGGGCCGGCGGGATGGATGACGGAGCGGGCCAGGGCCGTCGACGGACGGCCCCGGGGTCAGAGCTGGTGGCGGTGGGCGCGGTCCCGGACCATCAACGCCGCGCGTTTCTCGGGCAGTTGGATCTCCTCCTCGTAGCGGAAGCCGGCGCCCAGGAAGGCCGCGACGGAGGGGGTGTTGCGCAGGTCGGGTTCGGCGATGACGCGTCCGCACCGCGGGCGGCGGTCCAGGACGAGGTCGGCGGTGGCGCGCAGCAGCGCGGTGCCCAGGCCGCGCCCGCGGTCGCGGCCGGCGCCCAGCAGCAGGTGGATGCCGGTGTCGTGGGGCCGCGCCGGGTAGTAGCGGGCGACGCGGTCCAGGTCGGCGCGGTAGATCTCCCAGTAGCTCATCGGGGCGCCGTCCAGCACGCCCAGGCAGGGCACGCTGCGGCCGTCGCCGTCCAGTTGGGCGCGCAGGTGGGCGGCGGTGGTCTCCGGGGGGCCGGCCAGCTCCCAAAAGGCGTTCACGGCCGGCTCGTTCATCCAGGCGACGATCCGGTCCAGGTCGCGCCCCGGGTCCACGGGGACGAGGGCGAACGGCCCGGCGGGAGTGTCCGCCGGCGGCCAGGCGGCCAGGTCGTCCAGCAGCGGGCCCGCGGCCGGGGTGGGGGCCGCGGGCGGTGCCGCGCCGGGGTGGGGCGCGGGTGGGTCGCCGTGGACGGCGTCCGGCGGGGAGGTGAGGCCGGATTCGGTCGGGGGCACGTGACGCCCTCCTGTGGGGGCTGGGGACAACAGGGCCTAGGGCACGAGCGGGTTGGGGACGGTGACGTAGACGGACTGGGTGTCCACCGGGCCGACGAGCTCGTCCAGGCCGTGCAGCCGGGTCGCGAGGTTGGCCTTGCAGCGCAGGGTGCGGGCGGTCAGCAGCAGTTCGGGCAGGGTGGAGCGGTGCGCGGCGGGGGCCGCCGCGGCGTCGGTGAGGAACCGCCGGAAGGCGGCGAGCAGGAGCTCCTCGCGGATCAGCCGGGCCGCGCCGAACGCCCCGATGAGGCCGAGGACGTTGTTGATGCCGAGGTAGTAGGCGAAGCGTTCGTCGGTGACGTCGTCGGCGACGAAGGTGTCGCTGGCGATGCCGATGCCCGGCAGTCGCCGGTCCAGCTCCGCGCGGCGGGAGGTGCGGAAGTAGTAGCCCTGGTTGTCGCGGTAGCGCCCGCCTACGGGCCAGCCGTCGGCGTCCAGGAGGACGAGGGTGTTCTGCTGGTGGGCCTCCAGGGCGACGCCGGCCGTCCCGTCGAGCCAGAGGACGGGACGGACGACGGCTTCGAGGTAGCGCAGGAACCACTCCGTGGCCACCGCGCCGGCCGGCCGCCCGGTGCGGGCGCTGAGCGCGCCGACGACGCTCTCCAGACGGGAGCGCATCGCGCCGTGGTCGGGCCAGGGGCGCGGCGCGGTGAGCCCGGCGATGCAGACGGCGTCGTCGGCGGCGTCGAAGGGCTGGTGGCGGACGACCACGTCCAGGCCCTGGACGGGGGTGCCGTCCGGTGCGTCGACGGCGAGGTAGGCGGGGTCGCGGACGATGTCGAAGCCGGGGGCGGTGGGGAAGGCGGCCTGCCACTGCGCGGCGAGTCCGGTGCGCAGCAGCCGGTGGACCTCGACGCCGCGCAGCAGTTCCTTGCGGAGGTTCTCCCGGCGGGAGTTGGTGATGCGCACGCCCAGGGAGAGCTTGAGCATCGCGGGCGCCCCGGGGCGGCAGACCGTGCGGACGGAGGAGGTGGGGTGCCAGTGGGGGCCGTGCGGGCCGAGGTCGTGCAGCAGTCCGGCGTCGCGCAGCGCGGCGACCTCCGGGCGGCTGGCGAGGTCCCGGGCCTGCCAGGGGTGGAGCGGCAGCGGCACGGCGCCCTCGGGCAACGGCAGTCCGTCGCCGGCCAGTTGGGCGGCGAGCTGCCCGGCGGGCACGGTGCGGCCGCGCTCGGTCCAGGCGGAGTCGGCGGCGACGGCGGAGGGGTCGACGGCCATCCAGTGGAGCGGGAAGGAGCCGCGGAGTTCGGGCGAATAGGCGCGGACCTCGGCGTCGGTGAGGCCCTCGCGGCTCTTGGGCGTGGGGTGCAGGGGGTGGCCCAGGAGGAGCGACTGCTCGGCGTCGAGGAAACGGGAGCCCGGGTCCTGCGCGGGGTGGGCACGCCGGTCGGCGATGAACAGGGCGGTGATGCGCACGGAGTTGGCGACCCGGCCGACCAGTTCGGCGCCGTCGCCGTCCGGGGCCTGCGGGCCGTCCGCTGCGGGCGGTTCGTCGCCGTCGGCGACCCGGTGTTCGCCGCCGTCCGAGGCCCGCCGGTCGCCGCCGTGCGCGGCCTCCCGGCGCAGCAGCGCGGCGAGGGTGACGGCGTCCAACGGGGCGGAGCCGGCCGGGGTGCCTTCGAGGGTGGGGGCGCCCAGGCGGTGCCAGCCGGTGGGTGACCAGTGCCGGACGGGGACGTGCAGGGCGGTGGCGCTGGCGTGCAGGGCCAGCCGCAGCCGACCGCCGGCGGGGCGGGGGGTGTCGTGCTCGCGGATCCAGCAGCGCAGGAGGTTCTCGATGCCGGCGGCGTCGGCGGCGACGGCCGGGTCCGGGTGGTCGAGGGGGTCGGCGTCGGGGTGGCGCACGGGGCCGTGGGCGCCGCGGTGGCCGGCGGCCGGGGTCTGTTGGTGGCAGGTGTCGTCGCCGGGGCGGCGCTGTTGGCGGGGGACGGCCGGTTCGACGAGGCCGGCGCCCGGTGGGTGGGCGGGGAACCGCTCGGCGGCCTGGATGCCGTCGTGGCCAGGGCGTTCGTTCATGCGGGGGTGCCTCGCAGGGTGGTGGGGGGTGAGCCCGGGGGCCCGGGGGTGGCGCGGACGGCCGCCGCGATGGCGTCGGCGAGCCGGTCGAGGACCGCGTCCGCCTGTTCGTCGGTGAGGGTCAGGGGTGGCAGCAGGCGGACGACGGCGGAGTGCCGGCCGCCGAGTTCGACGATCAGGCCGCGTTCCAGGCACGCCTGTTGGACGGCGGCGGCGAGCGCCGGGGCGGCGGGGCGGGCGCCGAGCGGATCGGCGTCGGCGTCCCGGTCGACGAGTTCGACGCCGAGCATCAGGCCGCTGCCGCGGACGTCGCCGATGCAGTCGTGGGCGGCGGCGACTTCGCGGAGCCGGGCGAGCATCGTGGCGCCGAGCTCGGCGGCGCGGGTGGCCAGGCCGTTGCGGCGGACGTAGGCGAGGGTGGCGGTGCCGGCGGCCATGGCGAGTTGGTTGCCGCGGAAGGTGCCGGCGTGCGCGCCGGGGCGCCAGGCGTCCAGTTCCTCGCGGTAGACGATGACCGCGAGCGGCAGGCTGCCGCCGATCGCCTTGGACAGCACGAGCACGTCGGGCACGATGCCGCTCTGTTCGACGGCCCAGAAGGTGCCGGTGCGGCCGACGCCGGTCTGGACCTCGTCGACGATCAGGGGGATGTCGCGGGCGGCGGTGATCTCCCGCATCCGGCGCAGCCAGCCGGCCGGGGCGGGGATCACGCCGCCCTCGCCCTGGACCGGTTCGAGGATCATCCCGGCGGGCCGGGGCACCCCGCCCTTGGGGTCGTCGAGGAGGTTCTCGGTCCAGCGGGCGGAGAGTTCGGCGCCGCGCTCGCCGCCGGTCCCGAACGGGCAGCGGTAGGCGTAGGGGTAGGGAAGCCGGGTCACTCCGGGGTGCCGGGCCCCGCCGGAGGCGGCCAGGGCGCCGGCGGTCATGCCGTGGTAGGCGCCGGAGAAGGCCGCGAGTCCCTGGCGGCCGGTGGCGGTGCGGACGAGGGTGAGGGCGGCCTCGACGGCGTCGGTACCGGCCGGGCCGCAGAACTGGATCCGCCCCTTTTCGGCCAACTCCCCGGGCAGAGTGGCGAACAGCTCCGTGGTGAAGGCGTCCTTGACCGGGGTCGCCAGGTCGAGGACGTGCAGCGGCGCGCCGGAGTCGAGGACGGCGCGGATCGCCTCCAGGACCACGGGGTGGTTGTGGCCGAGCGCCAACGTGCCGGCCCCGGAGAGGCAGTCGAGGTAGCGCCGGCCGTCGGCGCCCTCGATGGTCAGCCCGCGGGCGCGCACCGGGACGATCGGGAGCGAGCGCGCGTACGTGCGGGCGGCGGACTCACGCAGGGCCTGGCGGCGCAGGATCCCCTCGTGGGCCGACGGTGCGGCCGCCGGCCCGATTTCGGTCAACGCCACGGCAGTTGTGTCCTCC includes the following:
- the lexA gene encoding transcriptional repressor LexA, producing MTTTADSATITAQSHSQSRFEQPQRAPRPMDETTSDSEEHKPARSLPGRPPGIRADSSGLTDRQRRVIEVIRDSVQRRGYPPSMREIGQAVGLSSTSSVAHQLMALERKGFLRRDPHRPRAYEVRASDQPTSAATETAGKPAASYVPLVGRIAAGGPILAEESVEDVFPLPRQLVGDGELFVLKVVGDSMIEAAICDGDWVTVRRQPVAENGDIVAAMLDGEATVKRFKREDGHVWLLPHNAAYQPIPGDEATILGKVVAVLRRV
- a CDS encoding ATP-dependent DNA helicase, whose translation is MTKPSLPDLLHAAVTAVGGTERPGQVAMAEAVAEAVDDNAHLLVQAGTGTGKSLGYLVPALAHGERVVIATATLALQRQLVERDLPRTVEALHPQLRRRPQFAMLKGRSNYVCLHRLHEGAPQDEEDGLFDVFEQAAPTSKLGQDLLRLRDWADETETGDRDDLTPGVSDRAWGQVSVSSRECVGASKCAYGAECFAEAARERAKLADVVITNHALLAIDAIEGAPVLPQHEVLIIDEGHELVSRVTGVATGELTPGQVNRAVRRAAKLVNEKAADQLQTAAETFERLMELALPGRLEEIPEELGYCLMALRDAARTVIVALGSTRDKSVQDEDAVRKQALASVENVHDVAERITGGSEYDVVWYERHDRFGASLRVAPLSVSGLLREKLFTDRSVVLTSATLKLGGDFNGVAASLGLGPEGTAREDEPVWKGLDVGSPFDYGKQGILYVAKHLAQPGREGSRDDMLDELADLIEAAGGRTLGLFSSMRGAQAAAEAMRGRLDMPVLLQGEETLGELIRTFAADARTCLFGTLSLWQGVDVPGPNCQLVVMDRVPFPRPDDPLMSARQKAVEEAGGNGFMAVAATHAALLMAQGAGRLVRATGDRGVVAVLDPRVERARYGSFLRKSMPDFWYTTDRNQVRRSLARIDQAAKEAEAAEK
- a CDS encoding diaminobutyrate--2-oxoglutarate transaminase family protein, producing the protein MALTEIGPAAAPSAHEGILRRQALRESAARTYARSLPIVPVRARGLTIEGADGRRYLDCLSGAGTLALGHNHPVVLEAIRAVLDSGAPLHVLDLATPVKDAFTTELFATLPGELAEKGRIQFCGPAGTDAVEAALTLVRTATGRQGLAAFSGAYHGMTAGALAASGGARHPGVTRLPYPYAYRCPFGTGGERGAELSARWTENLLDDPKGGVPRPAGMILEPVQGEGGVIPAPAGWLRRMREITAARDIPLIVDEVQTGVGRTGTFWAVEQSGIVPDVLVLSKAIGGSLPLAVIVYREELDAWRPGAHAGTFRGNQLAMAAGTATLAYVRRNGLATRAAELGATMLARLREVAAAHDCIGDVRGSGLMLGVELVDRDADADPLGARPAAPALAAAVQQACLERGLIVELGGRHSAVVRLLPPLTLTDEQADAVLDRLADAIAAAVRATPGPPGSPPTTLRGTPA
- a CDS encoding GNAT family N-acetyltransferase — its product is MPPTESGLTSPPDAVHGDPPAPHPGAAPPAAPTPAAGPLLDDLAAWPPADTPAGPFALVPVDPGRDLDRIVAWMNEPAVNAFWELAGPPETTAAHLRAQLDGDGRSVPCLGVLDGAPMSYWEIYRADLDRVARYYPARPHDTGIHLLLGAGRDRGRGLGTALLRATADLVLDRRPRCGRVIAEPDLRNTPSVAAFLGAGFRYEEEIQLPEKRAALMVRDRAHRHQL
- a CDS encoding IucA/IucC family protein; translated protein: MNERPGHDGIQAAERFPAHPPGAGLVEPAVPRQQRRPGDDTCHQQTPAAGHRGAHGPVRHPDADPLDHPDPAVAADAAGIENLLRCWIREHDTPRPAGGRLRLALHASATALHVPVRHWSPTGWHRLGAPTLEGTPAGSAPLDAVTLAALLRREAAHGGDRRASDGGEHRVADGDEPPAADGPQAPDGDGAELVGRVANSVRITALFIADRRAHPAQDPGSRFLDAEQSLLLGHPLHPTPKSREGLTDAEVRAYSPELRGSFPLHWMAVDPSAVAADSAWTERGRTVPAGQLAAQLAGDGLPLPEGAVPLPLHPWQARDLASRPEVAALRDAGLLHDLGPHGPHWHPTSSVRTVCRPGAPAMLKLSLGVRITNSRRENLRKELLRGVEVHRLLRTGLAAQWQAAFPTAPGFDIVRDPAYLAVDAPDGTPVQGLDVVVRHQPFDAADDAVCIAGLTAPRPWPDHGAMRSRLESVVGALSARTGRPAGAVATEWFLRYLEAVVRPVLWLDGTAGVALEAHQQNTLVLLDADGWPVGGRYRDNQGYYFRTSRRAELDRRLPGIGIASDTFVADDVTDERFAYYLGINNVLGLIGAFGAARLIREELLLAAFRRFLTDAAAAPAAHRSTLPELLLTARTLRCKANLATRLHGLDELVGPVDTQSVYVTVPNPLVP
- the nrdR gene encoding transcriptional regulator NrdR is translated as MHCPFCRHPDSRVVDSRTTDDGTAIRRRRQCPDCSRRFTTVETASLMVIKRSGVTEPFSRTKVIAGVRKACQGRPVTEDALAKLGQRVEEAVRATGSAELTTHDVGLAILGPLQELDLVAYLRFASVYRAFNSLEDFEAAIAELREQREQGPPAHGGADEGAGEPVVPVPANAAD
- a CDS encoding IucA/IucC family protein → MSRPSAPAGRPDPSAASGPAPSQGAWQRAARRLFAKTLGEFAYEEILTPEPEGPAPDGRTRYRLPVADDLTYRFTARRGAYGHWRVDADSITPHADPLRFLTRAHDTVLGLSGDTTGHLIRELTATLAADTRLDATALSAADLADLDYAALEGHQTGHPWLVANKGRLGFSATDAETWAPEARAPRRLPWLAAHRRIAHYRGVPALATPDRLYDGELDPATARAFAATLADAGRNPADYLYLPVHPWQWDETIAPLFAPQLADGSIIALPTDNDLRLPQQSIRTFLNLTRPQARTVKLPLSILNTLVWRGLPTERTLAAPAVTGWMHSLRDGDTYLRDETRVILLGETASVTVEHPLYDRLPGVPYQYKELLGCIWREPLTHYLVPGERARTLASLLQTDPTGRALTAELVDRSGLTPQGWLTRLFAALLPPLLHFLYQYGTVFSPHGENAIVVFDENDIPTRLAMKDFVDDVNTSAQPLPEHDGMPDDVRAVLLTEPPAFLTQFIHSGLFVGVFRYLAPLCEDQLGVPEGEFWSLVRAEILRHHERFPHLKERQETFDLLTPEIERLCLNRNRLHVDGYRDRRDRPHAAVHGTVPNPLHVP